A genomic window from Elaeis guineensis isolate ETL-2024a chromosome 3, EG11, whole genome shotgun sequence includes:
- the LOC105042300 gene encoding pentatricopeptide repeat-containing protein At4g14850, translating into MLSSPDPQSLATAVELAIAARSARLGRAAHAQIVKCLSPLVPSFLSNHLVNMYSKLDLPSAAASTLALDPVPSVVSWTALISGAAQNGRALPALLHFTAMLRASVRPNDFTLPSTFKAAAALRHSLAGRQLHSFSLKTGLINDVFVACGALDMYYKTGLALEARQMFDEMPHKNIVAWNAVMTNAVLDGRPGEAIDAFSKLRLSGESPNTISLCAFFNACAGASYLWLGAQLHAFVIQSGFDSDMSVGNGLIDFYGKCHCVDEARAVFDGMPTKNDVSWCSMIVVYAQNGAEEEAFNVYLDARREGIKPTDFIVSSVLTTCAGLSGLDLGRSVHAVAIRSCIDGNIFVGSALVDMYGKCGSISDAEQAFREMPDRNLVSWNAMIGGYAHYGDAHMALAVFDEMINSGEVAPNYVTLVNVITACSRGGMTREGLDLFETMRERFGIQPRTEHYACVVDLLGRAGMEERAYEFIKEMPVRPSVSVWGALLGACRVHGMTELGRIAAEKLFEIDPQDSGNHVLLSNMFASAGRWEEATEVRKEMKDVGIKKGPGCSWIIWKNVVHVFQAKDTTHERNDEIQAMLAKLRREMQAAGYVPDTQYALYDLEEEEKETEVLQHSEKLALAFGLICIPPGIPIRITKNLRVCGDCHRAIKFISGIVGREIVVRDNNRFHHFKDYQCSCRDYW; encoded by the exons ATGCTCTCCTCCCCCGACCCCCAGTCCCTCGCCACAGCCGTCGAGCTCGCCATCGCCGCCCGCTCCGCCCGCCTCGGCCGCGCCGCCCATGCCCAGATCGTCAAGTGCCTCTCCCCCCTTGTCCCCTCCTTCCTCTCCAACCACCTCGTCAACATGTACTCCAAACTCGACCTCCCTTCCGCCGCCGCCTCTACCCTCGCCCTCGACCCCGTCCCCTCCGTCGTCTCCTGGACCGCTCTCATCTCCGGCGCCGCTCAGAACGGCCGCGCCCTTCCCGCGCTCCTCCACTTCACCGCCATGCTCCGTGCCTCTGTCCGCCCCAACGACTTCACCTTGCCCTCCACCTTCAAGGCCGCCGCCGCCCTCCGCCACTCTCTCGCCGGACGCCAGCTCCACTCCTTCTCCCTCAAGACCGGCCTCATCAATGATGTCTTCGTGGCCTGCGGCGCCCTCGATATGTACTACAAGACTGGCCTCGCTTTGGAGGCTCGCCAGATGTTCGATGAAATGCCTCATAAAAACATTGTCGCTTGGAATGCCGTCATGACCAATGCGGTGCTTGACGGCAGGCCTGGTGAGGCCATTGATGCCTTTAGCAAGCTCCGGTTGTCAGGCGAGTCCCCCAACACTATCTCGCTCTGTGCCTTCTTCAATGCCTGTGCTGGTGCTTCCTACTTGTGGCTTGGGGCTCAGCTCCATGCCTTTGTGATACAATCCGGGTTTGATTCGGATATGTCAGTGGGAAATGGGCTTATTGATTTTTACGGGAAGTGCCATTGTGTGGATGAGGCGAGGGCGGTGTTCGATGGGATGCCAACAAAGAATGATGTCTCGTGGTGCTCGATGATTGTGGTGTACGCACAGAATGGAGCCGAAGAAGAGGCATTTAATGTGTATCTGGATGCACGGAGGGAAGGTATCAAGCCCACCGATTTCATCGTCTCCAGTGTCCTCACCACTTGTGCTGGCCTCTCAGGACTTGACCTTGGGCGATCTGTCCATGCTGTTGCCATTCGCTCTTGCATTGATGGGAACATCTTTGTCGGTAGTGCGCTTGTGGACATGTATGGGAAGTGTGGGAGCATTAGCGATGCCGAGCAGGCATTTCGGGAGATGCCTGACCGGAACCTTGTCTCATGGAATGCGATGATTGGAGGGTATGCTCATTATGGAGATGCTCATATGGCACTTGCTGTGTTTGATGAGATGATTAATAGTGGTGAGGTTGCACCAAATTACGTGACCTTGGTCAATGTGATCACTGCATGTAGCAGAGGAGGGATGACTAGGGAAGGACTAGATTTGTTTGAGACAATGAGGGAAAGATTTGGGATCCAGCCTCGCACAGAGCACTATGCATGTGTGGTGGACTTGCTTGGACGCGCAGGGATGGAAGAGCGTGCATATGAGTTCATAAAGGAGATGCCTGTAAGGCCATCTGTTTCGGTTTGGGGGGCACTTCTTGGGGCTTGTAGAGTGCATGGGATGACGGAGCTGGGGAGAATTGCAGCAGAGAAGTTGTTTGAGATTGACCCTCAGGACTCCGGCAATCATGTACTGCTCTCCAACATGTTTGCATCAGCTGGCAG GTGGGAGGAAGCGACGGAAGTGAGGAAGGAGATGAAGGATGTGGGGATCAAGAAAGGTCCAGGATGCAGTTGGATCATATGGAAGAATGTTGTCCATGTTTTCCAAGCGAAAGACACAACTCATGAGAGGAATGATGAGATCCAGGCAATGCTGGCTAAGCTGCGAAGAGAGATGCAGGCAGCTGGCTATGTACCTGACACGCAGTATGCTCTCTATGAtctagaagaggaagaaaaagagaccgAGGTGCTCCAACACAGCGAGAAGCTTGCTCTTGCCTTTGGTCTCATTTGCATCCCACCTGGGATTCCTATAAGAATTACCAAGAATCTGCGAGTCTGTGGAGATTGTCACCGTGCCATCAAGTTCATCTCAGGCATTGTTGGAAGAGAGATTGTTGTGAGGGATAACAATAGGTTCCATCATTTTAAAGATTATCAATGCTCATGTAGAGATTATTGGTGA
- the LOC105042299 gene encoding E3 ubiquitin ligase PQT3-like yields MAVYYKFKSAKDYDSIPIEGQFVSVANLKERIFESKHLGRGTDFDLMVSNAQTNEEYVDEAAMIPKNTSVLIRRVPGRPRKPIVTERDEMKVVEDKVEDLPPASSTLVGDSSTMKYPEESEWDEFGNDLYAIPEALPAQSIHPAVDVSPANKVDEDSKIKALIDTPALDWNRQTQEGYGAGRGFGRGMGGRMIAGRGFGRGGLERKTPPAGYVCHRCKVPGHFIQHCPTNGDPNYDIKRVRPPTGIPRSMLMATPDGSYALPGGAVAVLKPNEAAFEKEIEGLPTTRTVSDLPPELHCPLCKEVMKDAVLTGKCCFRSFCDKCIRDYIISKSMCVCGATDILADDLLPNKTLRETISRILESTTSSTENAGSLVHVQDMESARQVQPKNPSPTLSAASKGEPKQVPPADPSPNAMEGEAASNVKGANAETNSSDKKVTANVIKSEAVPESENAKETLLETFPVPEEVQEKVLAGEQGKKKKKKKTRLAGNASDMQWRPYQDFGSENFVGMSLAPSGYNPYWAGGGMPMGVDGYMASFTGPMQYMGYAPGPFDVPFGGGILQQDPFAAQSYMMPVVPRDLSELGIGGMTQGPGYLTREEVEAKKAELRRKREMDRLHERAREPRREDREPRREPSRANDVSSLKSKPRPVSRAASLDRSDRENRSEKADRHVPSHDSGRHSPSRTGKRRASDLDEPSRAEAAKLERKHKVSVFSRISFPESSSGDGERASKKRKPSEVPLKNGLKEQHEPAAHRRSSSDGHSHRDEWKGSKGGGSSSMGSRRYERDSSEEEYHFKRKPSSSSRREAEEEGRPARRSRERESHERGSKRR; encoded by the exons ATGGCTGTGTATTATAAGTTTAAAAGTGCAAAGGATTATGACTCTATTCCGATTGAGGGTCAATTCGTATCTGTTGCCAATTTGAAAGAACGAATTTTTGAATCGAAGCATTTGGGAAGGGGTACAGATTTCGACCTTATGGTCTCCAATGCGCAGACTAATGAAG AATATGTAGATGAAGCCGCCATGATACCCAAAAATACATCAGTATTGATTCGTCGCGTCCCAGGTCGGCCACGGAAGCCTATTGTTACAGAACGAGACGA GATGAAAGTTGTAGAGGATAAAGTGGAAGATCTTCCACCAGCAAGTAGCACTTTAGTTGGTGATTCATCTACCATGAAATAT CCTGAAGAATCTGAATGGGATGAGTTCGGTAATGATCTGTATGCTATTCCTGAAGCACTTCCTGCTCAGTCGATCCATCCAGCAGTAGATGTTTCTCCTGCAAATAAGGTTGACGAGGATAGCAAGATTAAGGCTCTAATTGACACACCTGCCCTTGACTGGAATCG TCAAACACAAGAAGGCTATGGTGCTGGAAGAGGCTTTGGTAGGGGAATGGGTGGGAGAATGATTGCTGGTCGTGGTTTTG GACGAGGTGGGCTGGAGCGCAAGACACCTCCAGCAGGCTATGTTTGTCATAGATGCAAAGTTCCAG GCCATTTCATTCAGCATTGCCCCACAAATGGTGATCCAAACTATGACATTAAAAGGGTGAGACCTCCAACCGGAATTCCGAGATCAATGTTAATGGCAACTCCTGATGGTTCCTATGCATTACCGGGTGGTGCTGTTGCTGTTCTTAAGCCAAATGA AGCTGCATTTGAGAAGGAAATTGAGGGGTTACCTACCACCCGTACTGTCAGTGATCTTCCACCGGAATTGCACTGCCCACTGTGTAAAGAAGTAATGAAGGATGCTGTTTTAACTGGCAAGTGCTGTTTTAGGAGTTTTTGTGACAAAT GCATAAGAGATTATATTATCAGCAAGTCAATGTGTGTCTGCGGTGCTACGGATATACTAGCAGATGACCTTCTTCCCAATAAAACACTTAGAGAAACAATTAGTCGCATATTGGAGTCAACAACCAGTAGTACTGAAAATGCTGGAAGCCTTGTTCATGTACAAG ATATGGAGTCAGCTCGCCAAGTACAGCCCAAAAATCCATCTCCTACTCTTTCTGCTGCATCCAAAGGTGAACCTAAGCAAGTTCCTCCAGCGGATCCTTCTCCAAATGCGATGGAAGGGGAGGCAGCAAGCAATGTAAAGGGTGCCAATGCTGAGACTAATTCTTCGGACAAGAAGGTCACTGCAAATGTTATTAAATCTGAAGCAGTCCCAGAATCAGAAAATGCGAAAGAAACATTACTAGAAACTTTTCCAGTTCCTGAAGAAGTGCAGGAAAAGGTGCTTGCTGGAGAACAAG gaaagaagaagaagaagaagaagacacgcCTGGCTGGCAATG CTTCTGACATGCAATGGAGGCCTTATCAAGATTTTGGATCTGAAAACTTTGTTGGGATGTCTTTGGCTCCATCAGGCTACAACCCATACTGGGCTGGTGGTGGAATGCCAATGGGAGTTGATGGATACATGGCATCATTCACTGGTCCCATGCAATACATGGGTTATGCACCTGGCCCCTTTGATGTTCCTTTTGGTGGGGGAATTCTTCAACAAGATCCATTTGCTGCACAGAGCTATATGATGCCAGTAGTTCCCAG GGATTTGTCGGAGTTGGGCATTGGAGGTATGACCCAAGGGCCTGGATATTTGACGAGGGAAGAAGTTGAGGCTAAGAAGGCTGAACTAAGACGGAAGCGTGAAATGGACCGACTCCATGAAAG GGCGAGGGAGCCCAGAAGAGAGGACAGGGAGCCCAGAAGGGAACCAAGTCGCGCGAACGATGTCTCTTCATTGAAGTCGAAGCCC CGGCCGGTATCCCGAGCGGCGAGCCTCGACCGGTCCGACCGTGAAAACCGGTCCGAGAAGGCAGACCGCCACGTCCCCTCCCACGACTCGGGCCGCCACTCGCCGAGCCGGACCGGGAAGAGAAGGGCCTCGGACCTGGACGAGCCGTCCCGGGCCGAGGCTGCCAAGCTGGAGCGGAAGCACAAGGTCAGCGTGTTCTCTCGCATCAGCTTCCCGGAGTCCTCCTCTGGCGACGGAGAGAGGGCCAGCAAGAAGAGGAAGCCGTCGGAGGTGCCGCTGAAGAACGGGCTGAAGGAGCAGCACGAGCCAGCGGCCCACCGCCGGTCCAGCTCGGACGGGCATAGCCATAGGGACGAGTGGAAGGGGTCCAAGGGTGGCGGTTCGTCGTCGATGGGAAGCCGGAGGTACGAGCGTGACTCGAGCGAGGAGGAGTATCATTTCAAGAGGAAGCCTTCGTCGTCGTCGAGGAGGGAGGCGGAGGAAGAGGGCCGGCCGGCGAGGCGGTCCAGGGAGAGGGAGTCGCATGAGCGCGGGAGCAAGCGCCGGTga